The genome window GTTTTATTATAACCGTACGCATATTGTCATATAGAGCTTCTTTTACAACTCCTCCAAAGTAGTTAAATGCATTAAGATGACAAGCTATCAATGTTTCTATCTTTTCATTTTCAACATACTCAACATAAGATGCTCTACTATAACCCATTGTTGCAACAAATGCTGAAAGATTATCTTTTGGAAATTCAACCCAATCTACTTGCATTTGATAACCTGCATCTGTTTCAAATCTTATTAATTTTTCTTCTTCTTTAACTCTACGTCTGAGTTCATATTTTTGCATAACTTGCTGCAACCATCTAAGACTTCCTAGATATCCTCTTTTTACTATCTCATCATAAATTACCGTTGTAGGAATTTCAACTTTATTTGTTTTTGCTGTCTCCAGCATTGCTGCAATATAAGGTAAATGTTCATCTACTAAATTTTCATTTGGTTTTCTGCTAATTACAGGAACATAACCTTCAGGTTTCAAAGCATATTTACGAACAGTCTCTCTACTTATCCCAAGTCTTCTTGCAATTGATGATTTACTCATGCCTTCTCTAAGCCATTTAT of Chitinophagales bacterium contains these proteins:
- a CDS encoding IS21 family transposase, whose product is KWLREGMSKSSIARRLGISRETVRKYALKPEGYVPVISRKPNENLVDEHLPYIAAMLETAKTNKVEIPTTVIYDEIVKRGYLGSLRWLQQVMQKYELRRRVKEEEKLIRFETDAGYQMQVDWVEFPKDNLSAFVATMGYSRASYVEYVENEKIETLIACHLNAFNYFGGVVKEALYDNMRTVIIKRNAYGFGKHQLNPMFEDFAKHCGFKIRVCKPYRAKTKGKVERFNHYLRYSFHNSLSVRLAMKKYIVNIDNANAEVRKWLDDVANKRIHQTTLQTPFSLLVEERYHLLPLPKPYLGIHPTKAMNIIVAKNKDNQNMNEIFISNRDMQSYDIFIPTITTIAILPKVINYGGVLWNY